A part of Streptomyces sp. NBC_01210 genomic DNA contains:
- a CDS encoding IS110 family transposase, producing the protein MIYCGIDWAERTHDVALVDDTGQLLAKRHITDDAAGYKILLELLAEYGDSEENPIPVAIETSRGLLVAVLRTGKRKVFAINPMAAARYRDRHSVSRKKSDPGDALVLANILRTDMHAHRPLPDDSDLGRAIAVLARAQQDSLWNRQQLANQLRSLLREYYPAALAAFATWTNGLCRPEARELLKAAPTPARAARLTRTQIQAALKRAGRQRGIEAEADRLREVLRGEWAHQPPLVEDALGKQMLALLIQLEAACTAADDLAKAVEEAFPQHPDAEVLLSFPGLGIQLAARILAEIGDDHTRFADARGLKAYAGSSPITRASGKKSSITRRWVKNDRLNHAGYLWAFASLRASTGANAHYRRRREQGDWHAAAQRNLFNRMIGQLYHCLQKRELFDEQSAFPTTPDLAVTAA; encoded by the coding sequence TTGATCTACTGCGGAATCGACTGGGCTGAACGCACCCACGACGTCGCCCTGGTCGACGACACCGGCCAGCTGCTCGCCAAGCGGCACATCACCGACGACGCGGCTGGCTACAAGATCCTGCTGGAGCTGCTCGCCGAGTACGGCGACAGCGAGGAGAATCCGATCCCGGTGGCGATCGAGACTTCCCGCGGCCTGTTGGTGGCCGTCCTGCGGACCGGCAAGCGCAAGGTGTTCGCCATCAACCCGATGGCCGCCGCCCGCTACCGCGACCGGCACAGCGTCTCGCGCAAGAAGTCCGACCCCGGCGACGCCCTGGTCCTGGCCAACATCCTCCGCACCGACATGCACGCCCACCGGCCCCTCCCCGACGACTCAGACCTCGGCCGCGCGATCGCCGTCTTGGCCCGCGCCCAGCAGGACTCTCTGTGGAACCGGCAGCAGCTCGCCAACCAGCTCCGCTCCCTGCTGCGCGAGTACTACCCCGCCGCCCTGGCCGCATTCGCCACCTGGACCAACGGACTGTGTCGCCCCGAGGCCCGCGAACTCCTCAAGGCCGCCCCGACCCCGGCTCGGGCCGCACGGCTGACCCGCACCCAGATCCAGGCAGCCCTCAAGCGAGCCGGCCGCCAGCGCGGCATCGAAGCCGAGGCCGACCGCCTCCGAGAGGTCCTCCGGGGCGAGTGGGCCCACCAACCGCCCCTGGTCGAAGACGCGCTCGGCAAACAGATGCTCGCCCTGCTCATCCAGCTGGAAGCAGCCTGCACAGCCGCCGACGACCTGGCCAAGGCGGTGGAAGAGGCCTTCCCTCAACACCCGGACGCCGAGGTGCTGCTGAGTTTCCCCGGGCTCGGCATCCAACTCGCCGCCCGCATCCTGGCTGAGATCGGGGACGATCACACCCGCTTCGCCGACGCCCGCGGCCTCAAGGCATACGCCGGCTCCTCACCCATCACCCGCGCATCCGGCAAGAAGTCCTCCATCACCAGGCGGTGGGTGAAGAACGACCGGCTCAACCACGCCGGCTACCTGTGGGCCTTCGCCTCACTACGGGCATCCACTGGAGCCAACGCCCACTACCGGCGCCGACGCGAACAAGGCGACTGGCACGCAGCCGCCCAACGCAATCTCTTCAACCGCATGATCGGACAGCTCTACCACTGCCTCCAGAAACGCGAACTCTTCGACGAGCAGTCCGCGTTCCCCACAACGCCTGACCTCGCGGTCACCGCGGCTTGA
- a CDS encoding BTAD domain-containing putative transcriptional regulator, which produces MLEPINCPTGPVAGFELRVFGAMTALHSGRELLLGPPRHRALLGLLLTRLGQVIPTGQLIDELWGGRPPRHPTATLQTYVSHLRRALAPGAGTSDSTALVRHRTPGYLLALDPDMADIYRFERLVAQGRRHAAASRFGPARDRLTEALSLWRGQPFVELTSYGPLAEESARLEHLRLTAVEIQAEASLVLGEPDFAVATLDREARRYPTHERIVGHLMTALYQLGRQAEALRLYERTRRHLADELGVDPGAELQRIHTAIVRQELVARPSGPAFGTRPELGAHAEPRAGTELGPDSELRADVELRAGSEPRPKPELRVGAELGSDRCPPGPEAAAVRRHPGGTEEPGGTEEPPPSPRTAHPFVGRDHELATLRSLTADALNGGGHLTAVLGEAGIGKTELLVRHTAELKSAGQQVVYGNCWTGDDVPPYWAWSQILRQLSVSRPEAFGAAKGRYGDLLVSLLPEHQKDAGAASERNDELMQARFLTHDAVCETIRALTCDRPLIIVLEDLHWADGPSLELLRLLSTRMHGSRLSVVVTVRESGIGAEPPPSEVMSGILGGPRTRTLHLCGLSEPAIGALVTAQAGTDVGADVIGALHVRSRGNPYLLGQLLSLIGGAKRPRDGRAVQAVLTEIPASTRGVLRRRFAALPALVVRALRGCAVLGTDVDLNLLRGVMDEGDALEPAIEAAIQTGLLRRHPQDPGRLSFSHVLVQETLLGELSGDERTRLHIRTADILLARPRASHEDIDRIAHHLWQASAALPAAEVLPQLLRAAEQAEQRRSYDQSETWLRRALHLLPSLPLEDPSNSDLELRLQDKLAHVLTATAGYGDAEAEATRRSIALHAATGAPEKPAALWEECCAQIVTGRYDESLSTAERLQTIAEATGDPAAELCATYGRGIVLHVRGQLTEALLELERSAEISDRFSSDERATLARVIHHDPRIPCRGYAALTHWLMGSFEEAGQLREHLLALTEYDHTPADRAFVRYLDALLAALSGDAETAARSSAIGLETAARYGLRHWTLMLRVCQGWTRAHAGDDGSGSGSALIQSATDDLRANRVLIRLPLHLGLLAQAQHTEGRTDKAAATLARLATEIRLRDERAYLSPLLPFNTLGQLARTR; this is translated from the coding sequence ATGCTTGAACCGATAAATTGCCCGACCGGCCCGGTGGCGGGCTTTGAACTGCGTGTCTTCGGCGCGATGACGGCACTGCACAGCGGGCGCGAACTACTGCTGGGCCCGCCGCGACACCGTGCGCTTCTGGGGCTGTTGCTGACCCGGCTGGGCCAGGTGATACCCACCGGCCAGCTCATCGATGAACTGTGGGGAGGCCGCCCGCCGCGCCACCCCACCGCCACGTTGCAGACGTACGTCTCCCATCTACGCCGTGCGCTCGCTCCCGGGGCCGGGACATCCGACTCCACGGCACTCGTACGCCACCGGACTCCCGGCTATCTCCTGGCGCTGGACCCCGACATGGCCGATATCTACCGTTTCGAGCGGCTGGTGGCCCAGGGACGGCGGCACGCGGCCGCGAGCCGCTTCGGGCCGGCTCGCGACCGGCTCACCGAGGCCCTGTCCTTGTGGCGCGGCCAGCCCTTCGTCGAACTCACCTCGTACGGACCGCTTGCCGAGGAGAGCGCGCGCCTTGAGCATCTGCGGCTGACGGCGGTGGAGATCCAGGCCGAGGCGTCTCTGGTGCTTGGCGAGCCGGACTTCGCGGTGGCCACGCTCGACCGGGAAGCACGCCGGTACCCGACGCACGAGCGAATCGTCGGCCATCTGATGACCGCTTTGTATCAGCTGGGCCGACAGGCCGAGGCGCTCCGCCTGTACGAGCGCACGCGCCGTCATCTGGCGGACGAACTCGGCGTCGACCCCGGCGCGGAGCTCCAGCGCATCCACACCGCCATCGTCCGCCAGGAGCTCGTGGCCAGGCCTTCCGGGCCCGCGTTCGGCACCCGCCCCGAACTCGGCGCCCACGCCGAACCCCGAGCAGGCACCGAACTCGGCCCCGACTCCGAGCTCCGAGCCGACGTCGAGCTCCGAGCCGGCAGCGAACCCCGCCCCAAGCCCGAACTCCGAGTTGGCGCCGAACTCGGCTCGGACCGGTGTCCCCCCGGGCCTGAAGCCGCCGCCGTGCGGCGCCACCCCGGCGGGACGGAGGAGCCGGGCGGGACGGAGGAGCCGCCCCCCTCACCCAGGACCGCGCACCCCTTCGTCGGGCGCGACCATGAACTCGCCACCTTGCGATCGCTCACGGCCGATGCCCTGAACGGCGGCGGACATCTGACGGCCGTCCTGGGCGAAGCCGGAATCGGCAAGACCGAACTGCTCGTGAGGCATACCGCCGAGCTGAAGTCAGCCGGGCAGCAGGTGGTCTACGGCAATTGCTGGACCGGCGACGACGTACCTCCCTACTGGGCGTGGTCCCAGATCCTCCGTCAGCTGTCGGTCTCGCGCCCCGAGGCGTTCGGCGCGGCCAAGGGGCGCTATGGCGATCTGCTCGTGTCTTTGCTCCCGGAGCATCAGAAAGACGCCGGGGCCGCGTCCGAGCGGAACGACGAGCTGATGCAGGCACGTTTCCTCACCCACGACGCCGTGTGCGAGACAATCCGCGCCCTCACCTGCGACCGCCCCTTGATCATCGTCCTGGAGGATCTGCACTGGGCCGACGGCCCCTCCCTGGAACTGCTCCGGCTGCTCAGCACCCGGATGCACGGCAGCCGGCTCAGCGTCGTGGTAACGGTGCGGGAGTCGGGCATCGGCGCCGAGCCCCCGCCCAGCGAAGTGATGAGCGGGATTCTCGGCGGCCCGAGGACGCGGACGCTCCATCTGTGCGGCCTGTCCGAACCTGCCATCGGCGCCCTCGTCACCGCCCAGGCCGGCACCGACGTGGGAGCCGACGTGATCGGTGCACTGCACGTACGCAGCAGGGGCAACCCGTATCTCCTCGGCCAGTTGCTGTCACTGATCGGCGGTGCGAAACGGCCGCGCGACGGACGGGCCGTACAGGCAGTCCTCACCGAGATCCCGGCCAGCACGCGGGGTGTACTGCGCCGCAGGTTCGCGGCTCTGCCCGCGCTGGTGGTGCGGGCGCTGCGCGGCTGCGCCGTCCTCGGTACCGATGTGGACCTCAATCTGTTACGCGGGGTCATGGATGAGGGCGACGCCCTCGAGCCCGCGATCGAGGCGGCGATCCAGACCGGACTGCTGCGGCGGCACCCGCAGGATCCGGGCCGGCTGTCCTTCAGCCACGTACTCGTCCAGGAGACCCTGCTCGGCGAGCTGAGCGGCGACGAGCGCACCCGGCTGCACATCCGGACGGCCGATATCCTGCTCGCCCGGCCGCGCGCGTCCCACGAGGACATCGACCGCATCGCCCACCACCTGTGGCAGGCATCGGCCGCACTTCCCGCCGCCGAGGTGTTGCCGCAGCTGCTGCGCGCCGCCGAACAGGCCGAACAGCGACGGTCCTACGACCAGTCCGAGACGTGGCTGAGGCGCGCCCTGCACCTGCTGCCGTCCCTCCCTCTGGAGGACCCGTCCAACTCGGACCTCGAACTGCGCCTCCAGGACAAGCTCGCCCACGTCCTGACCGCCACCGCGGGCTACGGCGACGCGGAGGCCGAAGCCACCCGCCGCAGTATCGCCCTGCATGCTGCCACCGGAGCCCCCGAAAAGCCTGCGGCGCTGTGGGAAGAATGCTGCGCGCAGATCGTCACCGGCAGGTACGACGAGTCCTTATCGACAGCCGAACGCTTGCAGACAATCGCCGAGGCCACGGGAGACCCGGCGGCCGAGCTCTGCGCCACCTACGGCCGGGGGATCGTCCTGCACGTCCGCGGCCAACTCACCGAGGCCCTGCTGGAACTGGAGAGGTCGGCCGAGATCTCGGACCGGTTCTCCTCCGACGAGCGCGCCACCCTGGCCCGCGTAATCCATCACGATCCGCGGATCCCCTGCCGTGGCTACGCCGCCCTCACGCACTGGCTCATGGGTTCCTTCGAGGAGGCCGGGCAGCTGCGCGAACACCTGCTCGCCCTGACCGAGTACGACCACACGCCCGCCGACCGCGCATTCGTCCGCTACCTTGACGCCCTGCTGGCCGCGCTGTCCGGCGACGCCGAAACGGCGGCGCGCTCCAGCGCCATCGGCCTGGAGACGGCTGCCAGGTACGGGCTGCGCCACTGGACGCTGATGCTCCGGGTGTGCCAGGGCTGGACCCGCGCCCATGCGGGCGACGACGGCAGTGGCAGCGGCAGCGCACTGATCCAGTCGGCGACAGACGACCTGCGCGCCAACCGCGTGCTCATCCGCCTCCCCCTGCACCTGGGTCTTCTCGCCCAGGCTCAGCACACCGAGGGACGCACCGACAAGGCGGCGGCCACCCTCGCCAGACTGGCCACCGAGATCCGGCTGCGCGACGAGCGCGCGTACCTCAGCCCACTTCTGCCCTTCAACACCCTGGGACAACTGGCGCGCACCCGCTGA
- a CDS encoding AfsR/SARP family transcriptional regulator produces MKFTVLGPVRGWRDDVELKLGPPKQRALLGLLLVRAGQPVSLSDIVDVMWGPAPPDSAVNVVHRHVGAVRRLLQPGLAARAPGDMLIRSSGGYRLDADADGLDLLRFRGLAEQGRRAAEAGSLREAAELLTQSLALWQGVTAAGLPEEVRSHPVFTTVDRERLAAVTQAAGLALRTGTADRVLPALQKSAAQHPLDEALQGMLMQVLAATGRQAEALEVYGTVRAKLSELLGISPAPELRAAHEQVLRRTDSAPTASRPDRSPRPDPKPTPGVPPVERQSSTAVRPAQLPAGLAAFTGRHAELTRALALLPGPKDARPSTTVVISAIDGMAGIGKTTLAVHLAHHVAHRFPDGQLYLNLRGFDPTGSVMTAPEALRTFLHALGVAPQHVPTEPDAQAALYRSLLAGRRVLILLDNVRDSQHVRPLLPGAPGCLVIVTSRNQLHGLIATDGAHPLTLGPLTAEEAREALVRRLGAGRVAAEPEAVEAIIRLCGQLPLALAVVAARAATRPDFPLASVAAELGSSHGNLDAFAGTDPSTDIRTVFSRSYDILDPEASRLFRLLALHPGGPDFSAPVAASLIGLPVRRTRALLAELTRAHLLIEHTAGRHTFHDLLRAYANELAQDIDTDGTRQVARHRMFDHYLHTAHAAATLLAPHRVQLTPLSLLQPGTGPELLPDHERAAAWLGTELSVLRSVIEQAASTGYLVHAWQLAQALDLFLDRRGRWQDQLSIQRTALDAARRLGDRLGQAHAHRALGFACVRLQRNDEAQSHLRQALALFTECGDRAGQARTRRSLAFMANGRGRHHEALGHYQHALDLYRSCEIVSGQASVLNETGWTHILLGQYESALERCGQAVELHLRIDDPNGEAAAWDSLGCAHHHLGQYEQALTCYGRALVIYQDISDHGLEADTLAHIGDTHDAQGDRVSANDAWQRALAILTEMGHPDADELLRRIEDADADG; encoded by the coding sequence GTGAAATTCACGGTTCTGGGTCCGGTCAGGGGTTGGCGGGACGATGTCGAACTGAAGCTGGGACCCCCGAAGCAGCGCGCCCTGCTGGGACTGCTGCTGGTGCGGGCGGGACAGCCGGTGAGTCTGAGCGACATCGTGGACGTCATGTGGGGGCCGGCTCCGCCGGACAGCGCGGTCAATGTGGTGCACCGGCATGTGGGCGCGGTGCGACGGCTGCTGCAGCCAGGGCTTGCGGCCAGGGCGCCGGGCGACATGCTGATCCGCAGCTCAGGTGGCTACCGGCTGGACGCCGACGCCGACGGGCTGGACCTGCTGCGCTTCCGCGGCCTGGCCGAGCAGGGCCGCCGGGCCGCCGAGGCGGGCTCGTTGAGGGAAGCCGCGGAACTGCTCACCCAGTCGCTCGCCCTCTGGCAGGGAGTGACTGCCGCCGGGCTCCCCGAGGAGGTACGGAGCCATCCGGTGTTCACCACAGTGGACCGCGAACGCCTCGCCGCCGTGACGCAGGCGGCCGGGTTGGCGCTGCGAACCGGCACCGCGGACCGTGTCCTGCCCGCCCTCCAGAAGTCCGCCGCGCAGCATCCCCTGGACGAGGCGCTCCAGGGGATGCTGATGCAGGTCCTCGCCGCCACCGGGCGTCAGGCCGAGGCGCTGGAGGTGTACGGGACGGTACGGGCCAAGCTCTCCGAGCTACTGGGCATAAGTCCCGCGCCGGAACTGCGCGCCGCCCACGAACAGGTGCTCCGCCGGACCGATTCGGCCCCCACGGCATCCCGCCCGGACCGCAGCCCTCGGCCCGACCCGAAACCCACCCCCGGCGTGCCCCCGGTGGAGCGGCAGTCCTCCACGGCCGTCCGCCCCGCCCAACTGCCGGCCGGCCTTGCGGCCTTCACCGGCCGGCACGCCGAACTCACCCGCGCCCTCGCGCTGCTCCCCGGCCCGAAAGACGCACGACCTTCGACCACCGTGGTGATCAGCGCCATCGACGGCATGGCCGGAATCGGAAAGACAACGTTGGCAGTGCACTTGGCCCATCACGTCGCCCACCGGTTTCCGGACGGGCAGTTGTACCTCAACCTGCGCGGTTTCGACCCGACCGGCTCCGTCATGACCGCCCCCGAGGCCCTGCGGACGTTCCTGCACGCGCTGGGCGTGGCGCCGCAGCACGTCCCCACGGAGCCGGACGCCCAGGCCGCGCTGTACCGCAGCCTGCTGGCGGGGCGGCGGGTGCTGATTCTGCTGGACAACGTCCGCGACTCCCAGCACGTCCGCCCGCTGTTACCCGGCGCCCCGGGCTGCCTCGTCATCGTGACCAGCCGGAACCAGCTCCACGGCCTGATCGCCACCGACGGAGCCCATCCGCTCACCCTCGGCCCGCTCACCGCGGAGGAGGCGCGCGAGGCCTTGGTCCGGCGTCTGGGCGCCGGCCGGGTCGCGGCCGAGCCGGAGGCCGTTGAGGCAATCATCCGCCTGTGCGGGCAGCTGCCCCTGGCGCTGGCCGTCGTGGCCGCCCGCGCCGCCACCCGGCCCGACTTCCCGCTGGCCTCCGTGGCCGCGGAACTCGGCAGCAGCCACGGCAACCTGGACGCCTTCGCCGGCACCGATCCCAGCACCGACATCCGCACGGTCTTCTCGCGCTCCTACGACATCCTGGATCCCGAGGCCTCCCGGCTGTTCCGGCTGCTCGCCCTGCACCCGGGCGGCCCCGACTTCTCTGCCCCGGTCGCGGCGAGCCTGATCGGTCTGCCGGTCCGCCGGACCCGCGCGCTGCTCGCCGAACTGACCCGCGCCCACCTCCTGATCGAGCACACCGCGGGCCGCCACACCTTCCACGACCTGCTACGCGCGTACGCCAACGAGCTCGCCCAGGATATCGACACGGACGGCACCCGCCAGGTGGCCCGCCACCGGATGTTCGACCACTACCTGCATACCGCCCACGCCGCCGCGACTTTGCTCGCCCCGCACCGCGTCCAACTCACCCCTTTGTCCTTGCTCCAGCCCGGCACCGGCCCCGAACTCCTCCCCGACCACGAACGGGCCGCGGCCTGGCTCGGCACGGAACTCTCCGTCCTGCGCTCGGTGATCGAGCAGGCCGCGAGCACCGGATACCTCGTCCACGCCTGGCAGCTGGCCCAGGCCCTGGACCTCTTCCTCGACCGGCGCGGACGCTGGCAGGACCAGCTCAGCATCCAGCGCACCGCTCTGGACGCCGCCCGGCGGCTGGGTGACCGGCTCGGGCAGGCCCACGCCCACCGCGCCTTGGGATTCGCCTGCGTGCGGCTGCAACGCAACGACGAGGCCCAGAGCCATCTGAGGCAAGCCCTCGCCCTGTTCACCGAATGCGGCGACCGGGCCGGCCAGGCCCGCACCCGCCGCTCACTCGCCTTCATGGCCAATGGCCGTGGCCGCCACCACGAAGCCCTCGGCCACTACCAGCACGCGCTCGACCTGTACCGGTCCTGTGAGATTGTCAGCGGACAGGCCAGCGTCCTCAACGAGACCGGCTGGACCCACATCCTGCTGGGCCAGTACGAGTCGGCCCTCGAACGCTGCGGCCAGGCGGTCGAGTTGCACCTGCGGATCGACGACCCGAACGGTGAGGCCGCCGCCTGGGACAGCCTCGGCTGCGCCCACCATCATCTCGGACAGTACGAGCAGGCGCTCACCTGCTACGGGCGTGCCCTCGTCATTTACCAGGACATCAGTGACCACGGCCTGGAGGCCGACACCCTCGCCCACATCGGCGACACCCACGACGCCCAGGGCGACCGGGTCTCCGCCAACGACGCCTGGCAGCGGGCCCTGGCCATTCTCACCGAGATGGGTCACCCCGACGCCGACGAGCTGCTCCGCAGGATCGAGGACGCCGATGCCGACGGATGA
- a CDS encoding 2OG-Fe(II) oxygenase, which produces MFNTDARFMRVESPYEVHLAQNTLTREDVARLYATAPMDQTTPITRTDPRHEKLYRMNLVYLMVNNQKSRIVDSLSEEWKSLYADLAGDEVTRWLSEGTGIKLDGLSLDIGVYTHVDGDFLSAHKDKPNKAVTALLYLNEDWPSNAGGEFEIRVSGDHQTPPVFSIPPRPGLVLAFPPNDQSWHSVSPISTGDSLTRLLVQFEYWYDHEDRYPLYR; this is translated from the coding sequence ATGTTCAACACCGATGCTCGATTCATGCGCGTCGAATCCCCGTACGAGGTGCATCTGGCCCAGAACACACTGACCCGTGAGGACGTGGCTCGTCTCTATGCCACGGCGCCCATGGACCAGACGACTCCCATCACCCGGACCGATCCGCGCCACGAGAAGCTGTACCGGATGAACCTGGTCTATCTGATGGTGAACAACCAGAAGAGCCGGATCGTCGACTCCCTCTCGGAGGAGTGGAAATCGCTCTACGCCGATCTCGCCGGCGACGAGGTCACCCGCTGGCTGTCGGAGGGCACGGGAATCAAACTGGACGGCCTGTCCCTGGACATCGGCGTGTATACCCACGTCGACGGCGACTTTCTCTCGGCCCACAAGGACAAGCCCAATAAGGCGGTCACGGCCCTCCTTTACCTGAACGAGGACTGGCCGTCCAACGCCGGCGGCGAGTTCGAGATCCGGGTCTCCGGCGACCACCAGACCCCACCGGTGTTCTCCATCCCCCCGCGTCCCGGCCTGGTGCTCGCCTTCCCGCCCAATGACCAGTCCTGGCACTCCGTATCCCCCATTTCGACGGGAGATTCCCTCACACGGCTCCTCGTGCAGTTCGAGTACTGGTACGACCATGAGGACCGCTACCCCCTCTACCGCTAG
- a CDS encoding AAA family ATPase: MRRIVIAGIPGAGKTTLAASLARRLKVPHIEMDGLYYGPNWTPRGEFTDDVRHLTNGPGWVCDAQYHWIVGDILGGRADTFIWLDLPRRIVVSRVIRRSLVRVITGRRLWQHGNVETWRSLLFNPQHPIRLAWARYAQRQRETADFLSRHPHAAVVRLKSAAQVRRWLRTLPSAAAGDSAR, encoded by the coding sequence ATGCGCAGAATCGTGATCGCCGGAATTCCGGGAGCGGGCAAGACCACGCTGGCGGCCAGCCTCGCGCGACGGCTCAAAGTTCCGCATATCGAGATGGACGGCCTTTACTACGGGCCGAACTGGACGCCAAGGGGCGAATTCACCGATGACGTACGGCATTTGACGAATGGTCCGGGCTGGGTCTGCGACGCCCAGTACCACTGGATCGTCGGCGACATCCTGGGCGGGCGCGCCGACACCTTCATCTGGTTGGACCTGCCACGGCGCATCGTGGTGAGCCGCGTGATCCGCCGGTCTCTCGTCCGGGTCATCACCGGGCGCAGACTCTGGCAGCACGGCAATGTCGAGACCTGGCGGTCCCTGCTGTTCAACCCGCAGCATCCGATCCGCCTGGCGTGGGCCAGGTACGCACAACGGCAGCGTGAGACAGCCGATTTCCTCTCCCGGCATCCCCACGCCGCCGTCGTACGACTGAAAAGCGCCGCTCAAGTGCGCCGCTGGCTCAGGACCTTGCCGTCGGCGGCGGCCGGCGACTCCGCCCGGTGA